The Rhizobiaceae bacterium genome contains the following window.
GTCGCCTTGAACATCAGATGCTCAAAGAAATGCGCGATGCCGGATTTCCCCGGCGGTTCGTCGGCGCTTCCGATCTTGTACCATACCATATGGGTGACGACCGGCGCGCGATGGTCGGGAATGACCACCACTTCCATTCCGTTGCCGAGCGTGAAACTGCTCACATGGTCCGGCCTGTCCTCTGCAAACGCCGAGCCATTCGATACAAGGAGCGCGAGCGCCGAAAGCGCGATACCAAAACGTGTTGCCAAGAGACCGACCCTGTTTCGCCCCTGATTGTCCGTGATCTGTGGCGCGATGATGACGTTCACGTCAGGTTGAACATCCTGATGATCGTATCCCCATAGGTTCGTTCGTCCAGCAATTCGAATCCATCGCCGGGGTTAAATTCCACAATGGCCGTTTCCTCGACGATACAAAGTGCGCCCGGCACGAGCCAACCGCCGCGCCGTGCGGACTGCAGCGCTGCTTCGCCCATGCCCTTTCCATAAGGCGGGTCCGCAAAAAGGAGGTCGAAGGGCTGGATCGTGCCGACCTCGCCGAGCCGCGTGGCATCACGCCGGAAGATCTTGGTTCGGCCCTGAAGCCCCATTGCCTCGACATTGGTTCGGATCAGCCCGCGCCCCTCGACGGATTCTTCGATGAACAAGCAATGCGCCGCGCCCCGCGAAAGGGCCTCAAGCCCTAGCGCACCTGTACCCCCAAACAGATCCAGCACGCGCGCACCTTCCAGCCGTTCGGCATGGCGATGCGCCAAGACGTTGAAAAGCGCCTCCCGCGTCCTGTCTGTCGTGGGCCGGATGGACTGGTCACGTGGCGTTGCCAGCGCCCTGCCCCGAAACTCTCCGCCGACAATGCGCACGGATCAGCCCTTCCTAGGCGGCCTGCCGTAGGGCTTTCCCGACGGTTTGCCGCTTCGCGGGCCTGCCGGACGATCTCCGCGCGGTGCGCCATCGCGCTTTTCGAAACGCTTGCCCTCCTGACGATAGGGTTTACGCGGGCCGGCTTCCTGTCCCTCTTCGCGTTCCCGTCGTTCGGCTGCCCTTTCGCTTGGGCGCTTTGCCTGCGGGCGCGCGCCCGGAGCCATCCACACGTTCGCCTTGCGCGGACTGGACGGCTCGAAGGATTGCTCCTCCCGTTCACGCTTTCCGCCGAAACCGCCGCGTGCAGGTTTGCCCCCGAAAGGCTTGCCTTCAAAGCGCGGTTTGCCGTCTCGACGTTCTGGCCGTTCGGGGCGCGTCGACAACCTGTCCAGCGCGCCTTCGCGCTCGCGTTCCCTGTCGCGCCGGAAGCCGCCTTTCACGAGACCTCCCTCGCCAATATTCAGTTCGCGCGAACGTCTGACCGGCTCTCGCGGACGATCGTCGACAGAACCGCGCCGCACGGGCTTGTTCGGAAACGGCTTCGCAATTTCCGCCTCGAAGTTCGACCCGGATTCCTCGATCAGACGCTCGCCCAATTGTTCGCGCAACATGCGTCCCTTTATTTCGAGCACGTGGCCTTCGGGCAGTTCGCCAAGCTGGAACGGGCCGTATGACACGCGGATAAGCCGCGTCACCTCAAGGCCAAGCGCGCCGAGGATGTTCTTCACTTCGCGGTTCTTGCCCTCGCGCAGGCCAATGGACAGCCAGGCGTTGCTGCCTTGCGTCCGCTCAAGCGATGCCTCGACCGCGCCATAGAAGACGCCTTCAACCGCAATACCTTCCTTCAACCCGGCAAGGCGCGCTTCATCAACGTCGCCATGCACACGCACACGGTAGCGGCGCAGCCAGCCAGTTGCCGGAAGCTCCAGCACGCGGGCAAGCCCGCCATCATTGGTCAGCAGCAGAAGCCCTTCGGTGTTGATGTCCAACCGCCCGACCGTCATCAATCGCGGCAAATTTTCCGGCAACGCCTCGAACACGGTCTTGCGGCCTTCGGGGTCGCGGTTGGTGGTCACCACTCCCGCCGGCTTGTGGAACAGGAAAAGACGCGTGCGCTCGATGGCCGGGATTTCCTTGCCGTCCAGCTCGATGCGGTCCGATGCGAACACGTTCAGCGCAGGTGTTTCCACGAGCTTGCCGTTGACACGAACGCGACCGGCCTCAATCAGGCTTTCGGCATCTCGCCGGGACGATATCCCTGCACGTGCCAGTCGCTTTGCAATTCGCTCTCCTTCGGACCACGATTCCTCACGTAACGGAGCGTCCTTGAAAGTGGACTTCTGTTCGAAGCGGCGCGGCCCATCTCGATCCGGGCGCGGCGATTTGTGCTTGGCGAAGCCGCCCGGGCGGTCCTGTCTTTCAGGACGATCGCCGTCCTTACGGAATCGGGGGCGCTCGCCATCAGCTTTGCGGAACAGTTTGACGCCCTCATCGCCGTCTTTCCTGAAGCGCGGTCGCTCTCGCCGTTCGGGGCGATCGCCATCCTTGCGGAAGCGAGGACGCTCACCGTCAGGGTTGCGGAAGGGCTTGTCGCCCACGCTGCCGTCTTTCTTGAAACGCGGGCGCTCCTGCCGGTCGAAGCGGGTCGCGCTCTCTTCCTTCTTGCGGAAGGGTCGCGGTCCATCGGACTTCCTGAAGAGCTTGCCGCCGTCACCACCCTTGGCCGGCCTGTTGCTGCCGATTCCGCGCGGCGGCTTGCCACGATTCGGCTTTTTTCGATTGTCGTCCATATGGTCCTAGCTCGTTTGGGCGGTTAAATATCAAGTTCGCATCATGCACGCGAGGAGAATGTCACATGGGCGGTGCGCCCAAACGCCCCGATTTCATGGAGTTGGCGCTTGACGAGGCAAAGGCCGCGGCTGCGCGAGGCGAAGTGCCGATCGGCGCAGTGCTCACTGTGCGCGGCGCCGTCATCGCGCGCGCAGGCAATCGGACGCGCGAACTGAACGATCCGACCGCGCACGCCGAGATGCTGGTGCTGCGCGAAGGGGCGCGCAATCTTTCGGCGGAGCGGCTGCTCGATGCGGACCTGTACGTCACCCTGGAACCGTGCACGATGTGCGCTGGAGCGATTTCGTTTGCCCGCATCAGGCGGCTTTATTTCGGTGCAGTGGATGACAAGGGTGGCGCGGTGGTGAGCGGCGTGCGCTTTTTCAATTCTTCGACCTGCCACCATGCACCGGAGGTTTATTCCGGACTGGCAGAAACTGAATCGACCGGATTGCTGAAATCGTTCTTCGCGATCCGCCGTCAGAAGCCCGGAATATAGTCGCGCCAGCTCGTCTTGCCCGCCTTCTTGCGAGCTTCGGCTTTCAAGCGGCGCTCCTTCTTCCACTCATCCTCGCCCAACTCATCAGTGGGAGCATCAGTCGCCGGCTGGCGATATTCAAGCGGCGGCTCGCTCAAATATTTGCGGGAAGTGGGGCTGCCCTGATTATTTTCGGCCAAACGGCGCTTGAATTCCGCGCGACGCGCTTCCTGGCCTACGATGTCGGTGCCGGGACGGTAACGCGGCGATTGGCCGACCCTAGACTCATCGATTGAGGTCGTCTCGATCCCGCCTTCGATCTCTTCGCTGGCGACGGTGCCGGGATTTTTGCGAAACGCTCCAGGATCATTGCGCTCGTCGGCTTCGGCGCGCAGGCGCGCACGGCGCTGTTCCGGCGACTCGGGCCAGGCCGCGCCAGACGTCGAGGCAACCGAATCCTGCGGCGCCGGCAAGGGCGCGGCGCGTGCGCCAGTCGGCTTCACAAGATCAGGGCGCGGCGTATAAGTTATCGAGGTTTTGCCGTCGGGCGTCAGCTTTGTGATGTTCGAAACATCGTCGATTAACTGTTCGGTAGCTGTCTTGTCGGTGCCGTAGGTCGGAGACGACATGCAGCCGGACACGAGGAATGCCGAGGCCACAGCCGATCCCGCAAGGATTGCCTTCAGTGCCGTTCCGTTGGAAAAATACACTTACTTTCCGCCTTGTTCTGGGAGCCAGCCGTACAATCCGGCATACTACCCACCGCTTATCCTTGGGATTCCGGCGACAATTAGGCGCGCCGAATGGCTGGCTTTTAGCTGAATCGGCCCCGAAGGGCAACGGAAGCCGCCCTCACACTCTATTGCATGGCGTCTCAGAGCCTTCCGAGAGCCCTCAATTCGCGAAGCGCTGCCGCGTCGCGCGCAGACACATCCGGAAACTCGGGGTCCGACCCGACATCAGCCGTATAGCGCCACGAACGAGCACATTTCGACAGGCCGCGCGTCTCCGAAAGCTCAATGACCGCCGCGACGCCCGGTACATCGGAGGCACGGAATGCGTCCTGCGGAACAGGTCCGCTTGCATAGTCGAGATTGCTGGTAATGCAGATTTCCGCAAAATCCGTGGCGGAAATTCTGTCCTTGAAAGTCGCGTCGTCCAGATAGACGACCGGCACAGCCTCAAGGGAAGAGCCTATCGATTTCTTTGCGCGCTCAAGTTCGAGCGCCGCCGTGACGACGCCGCGAACCTGACGGATCACGCGCCATTTCCTCGCGAGCGCTTCATCGCGCCATGCAGCCGGAATCTCAGGGAATTGCTCAAGATGCACCGACTGCGCATCGGGATGCCGGTCGAGCCACGCCTCCTCGGTGGTAAAGGGCAGCAGCGGCGCGAGCCATTTGGTCAGGCATTCGAACAATTGCCGCACGACGAAAAGCGCCGCCTTGCGCTTGTGGCTGGACGGCGCGTCGCAATAGAGCGCGTCCTTGCGGATGTCGAAATAAAAGGCCGAAAGCTCCACGACCATGAAATCGATAAGGGTGCGCGTAATCCGCTTGAACTCGAAAGCATCGTAGCCCGCGCGGACCACTTCATCCAGTTCGGACAGCCGGTGGAGCATGAGCCGCTCCAGTTCCGGCATGGTTTCAGGCGCGACCGCCTCGCCATCGTCATGGGCGAGCGTGCCGAGCATCCAGCGCAGCGTGTTACGCAGCTTTCGATAGGCATCGACATTGGTTTGCAGCACATTCTTGCCGAGCCGCTGGTCTTCCCAATAGTCGGTCGTCGCCACCCAAAGCCGCAATATGTCCGCGCCGGACTGCTTGATTACGTCTTGCGGAACGACGGTGTTGCCGAGAGATTTCGACATTTTCCGGCCTTCCTCGTCCATGGTGAAGCCGTGGGTGACAACGGCATCATATGGTGCACGGCCTCGGGTGCCGCAGCTCTCCAGCAAGGAGGAGTGGAACCAGCCGCGATGTTGATCTGAGCCTTCGAGGTAGACGTCCGCCGGCCATTTCAGATCGGGGCGGTCTTCAAGCGTGAATGTGTGCGTCGAGCCTGAATCGAACCAGACGTCGAGAATATCGGTAACCTTGTTCCATCTGGTATGGTCATGGTCGTTGCCAAGGAAACGCTCCTTCGCGTTCTCCGCAAACCAGGCGTCGGCTCCCTCCTCTTCGAAGGCGGCAACGATGCGCGCACTAACCGCGTCATCCTTGAGGACGTTTCCGTTCTCATCTGCAAAAACCGCAATGGGCACGCCCCAGGCGCGCTGGCGCGACAGAACCCAGTCGG
Protein-coding sequences here:
- a CDS encoding nucleoside deaminase; its protein translation is MGGAPKRPDFMELALDEAKAAAARGEVPIGAVLTVRGAVIARAGNRTRELNDPTAHAEMLVLREGARNLSAERLLDADLYVTLEPCTMCAGAISFARIRRLYFGAVDDKGGAVVSGVRFFNSSTCHHAPEVYSGLAETESTGLLKSFFAIRRQKPGI
- the rsmD gene encoding 16S rRNA (guanine(966)-N(2))-methyltransferase RsmD; translated protein: MRIVGGEFRGRALATPRDQSIRPTTDRTREALFNVLAHRHAERLEGARVLDLFGGTGALGLEALSRGAAHCLFIEESVEGRGLIRTNVEAMGLQGRTKIFRRDATRLGEVGTIQPFDLLFADPPYGKGMGEAALQSARRGGWLVPGALCIVEETAIVEFNPGDGFELLDERTYGDTIIRMFNLT
- a CDS encoding rRNA pseudouridine synthase encodes the protein MDDNRKKPNRGKPPRGIGSNRPAKGGDGGKLFRKSDGPRPFRKKEESATRFDRQERPRFKKDGSVGDKPFRNPDGERPRFRKDGDRPERRERPRFRKDGDEGVKLFRKADGERPRFRKDGDRPERQDRPGGFAKHKSPRPDRDGPRRFEQKSTFKDAPLREESWSEGERIAKRLARAGISSRRDAESLIEAGRVRVNGKLVETPALNVFASDRIELDGKEIPAIERTRLFLFHKPAGVVTTNRDPEGRKTVFEALPENLPRLMTVGRLDINTEGLLLLTNDGGLARVLELPATGWLRRYRVRVHGDVDEARLAGLKEGIAVEGVFYGAVEASLERTQGSNAWLSIGLREGKNREVKNILGALGLEVTRLIRVSYGPFQLGELPEGHVLEIKGRMLREQLGERLIEESGSNFEAEIAKPFPNKPVRRGSVDDRPREPVRRSRELNIGEGGLVKGGFRRDREREREGALDRLSTRPERPERRDGKPRFEGKPFGGKPARGGFGGKREREEQSFEPSSPRKANVWMAPGARPQAKRPSERAAERREREEGQEAGPRKPYRQEGKRFEKRDGAPRGDRPAGPRSGKPSGKPYGRPPRKG